The following are encoded together in the Microterricola viridarii genome:
- a CDS encoding peptidoglycan D,D-transpeptidase FtsI family protein, with protein sequence MVRNTRSHRARIFFASAMLFVLLSIFVLRLVEIQVVRADELNAAALDTRSSSTPIIGARGDIVDANGTVLAGSVQRFDISISPKQAVAASQAGLKESDADFAVKSRAVLVADTEKLGAALGKSGAEILGVIDAALAENPKSDHAYIAKSVDTEVWRAVDDLDIPWQYAQSLPARSYPNGAVAGNLVGFVGADGEAQAGLELGQDSCLAGIDGKEAYETGADNVRLPDTTRTISEAKPGGTLQLTIDSDLQWFSQQALAEQAQATGAAWGSLVVMEAKTGKLLTVADYPSVDPNNVDGTAAEDRGSRAFAASYEPGSTFKALTSAIVIDSGQADPYSQVVAPYRMIFPNGADVNDSSFHGDDHLTLTGVLIDSSNTGMSQFGERISDDSRYEYMKKFGLGKETEVHFPSEDSGDLNGDGPSTWDNQTRYATMFGQGMTSTAIQNASVYQAIANNGVRLPVQLTTGCTKADGTVVDQPNTEGVQVVSPGAARATSDMLEMVYKKGWLASQWNVPGYRVAAKTGTAQMSDGTGKYSKDYIVSITGYAPADDPQYVVSVSLARPVNMNTSAAPAPVFQEVMSQVLKKYRVVPSGAPAPELPANW encoded by the coding sequence GTGGTGCGCAACACTCGATCCCACCGGGCCCGCATCTTCTTCGCGTCCGCCATGCTTTTCGTACTGCTCAGCATCTTCGTGCTGCGGCTGGTCGAGATCCAGGTCGTGCGCGCCGACGAGCTGAATGCCGCCGCCCTGGACACGCGCTCCAGCTCCACCCCGATCATCGGTGCGAGAGGTGACATCGTCGATGCGAACGGCACCGTCCTGGCCGGCAGCGTGCAGCGCTTCGATATCTCGATCTCGCCCAAGCAAGCCGTCGCCGCCTCGCAGGCCGGGCTCAAAGAGAGCGACGCCGACTTCGCCGTGAAGTCCCGCGCGGTGCTCGTCGCCGACACCGAGAAGTTGGGGGCGGCGCTCGGCAAGAGCGGCGCCGAGATCCTCGGCGTCATCGACGCCGCGCTGGCCGAGAACCCCAAGTCCGACCATGCCTACATCGCGAAATCGGTCGACACCGAGGTGTGGCGCGCCGTCGACGACCTGGACATCCCCTGGCAGTACGCCCAATCACTCCCGGCCCGCTCCTACCCGAACGGCGCGGTGGCGGGAAACCTCGTCGGATTCGTCGGTGCCGATGGCGAGGCCCAGGCCGGGCTCGAGCTCGGCCAGGACAGCTGCCTGGCCGGCATCGACGGCAAGGAAGCCTACGAGACCGGCGCAGACAACGTGCGTCTGCCCGACACCACCCGCACCATCAGCGAGGCCAAGCCGGGCGGCACCCTGCAGCTCACCATCGATTCCGACCTGCAGTGGTTCTCGCAGCAGGCCCTCGCCGAGCAGGCACAGGCCACGGGCGCAGCCTGGGGCAGCCTGGTCGTGATGGAGGCGAAGACCGGCAAACTGCTGACCGTCGCCGACTACCCGTCCGTCGACCCGAACAACGTCGACGGCACGGCGGCGGAAGACCGCGGCTCCCGCGCCTTCGCCGCCTCCTACGAGCCCGGCTCGACGTTCAAGGCGCTCACCTCGGCCATCGTGATCGACTCCGGGCAGGCCGACCCGTACTCCCAGGTGGTCGCGCCCTACCGGATGATCTTCCCGAACGGCGCCGACGTCAACGACTCCAGCTTCCACGGCGACGACCACCTCACCCTGACCGGTGTGCTGATCGACTCCTCGAACACCGGCATGTCGCAGTTCGGCGAACGCATCAGCGATGACTCCCGCTACGAGTACATGAAGAAGTTCGGCCTCGGCAAAGAGACCGAGGTGCACTTCCCCTCCGAGGACTCCGGCGACCTGAACGGCGACGGGCCATCCACGTGGGACAACCAGACCCGCTACGCCACCATGTTCGGCCAGGGCATGACCAGCACCGCCATCCAGAACGCCAGCGTCTACCAGGCCATCGCCAACAACGGCGTCCGGCTGCCCGTGCAGCTGACGACCGGCTGCACCAAGGCCGACGGCACCGTCGTCGACCAGCCGAACACCGAAGGCGTGCAGGTTGTCTCGCCCGGCGCGGCACGCGCGACATCCGACATGCTCGAAATGGTCTACAAGAAGGGCTGGCTGGCCAGCCAGTGGAACGTGCCGGGCTACCGGGTTGCCGCTAAGACAGGCACCGCGCAGATGTCGGACGGAACCGGAAAATACTCCAAGGACTACATCGTTTCGATCACCGGTTACGCCCCGGCAGACGACCCGCAGTACGTGGTTTCGGTAAGCTTGGCTCGCCCGGTGAATATGAACACGTCTGCCGCGCCTGCTCCCGTCTTCCAAGAAGTGATGAGCCAGGTGCTGAAGAAGTACCGGGTCGTTCCATCCGGCGCTCCGGCGCCCGAATTGCCAGCAAACTGGTAA